A genomic stretch from Lagenorhynchus albirostris chromosome 12, mLagAlb1.1, whole genome shotgun sequence includes:
- the COQ3 gene encoding ubiquinone biosynthesis O-methyltransferase, mitochondrial isoform X2, whose protein sequence is MWGGRKLSSSGSRFLGAPRSAFRGTQADCPRLTTSAAYSKNQLSWTLQIKPSVFSEYRSMCFKSYSMTFACLNRMKSYRLPWTRPYSTSRTTVDSSEVKTFLALAHRWWDEQGVYAPLHSMNDLRVPFIRDNLLKTVADHQPGKPLSGMKILDVGCGGGLLTEPLGRLGASVIGIDPVDENIKTAQHHKSFDPVLDKRIEYRACSLEKIVEETAETFDAVVASEVVEHVIDLEMFIQCCCQVLKPGGSLFITTINKTQLSYALGIVFSEQIAGIVPKGTHTWEKFVSPEKLESILESNGLSVQTVAGMLYNPFSGYWHWSKNTSLNYAAHAVKSSMQEHPAPAEFALKEETEEL, encoded by the exons ATGTGGGGAGGCCGCAAGCTGAGCTCCTCCGGGAGTCGATTTTTAGGAGCGCCTAGGTCGGCGTTCCGGGGCACACAGGCTGACTGTCCTCGATTAACGACGTCGGCGG cttaTTCAAAAAATCAGCTCAGTTGGACTCTACAAATTAAACCATCGGTTTTCAGTGAATACAGAAGCATGTGTTTCAAATCCTATAGCATGACTTTTGCCTGCCTGAATAGGATGAAAAGTTACAG GCTCCCTTGGACAAGACCGTACAGTACTTCCCGGACCACTGTAGACAGCAGTGAGGTGAAGACCTTCCTGGCCTTGGCGCACAGGTGGTGGGACGAGCAAGGAGTATATGCACCTCTTCACTCTATGAATGACCTGAGGGTGCCGTTCATTAG agacaatcttttaaaaacagttgcTGATCACCAGCCAGGAAAACCTTTGTCTGGGATGAAGATTCTTGATGTTGGCTGTGGTGGTGGATTGTTAACGGAG CCTCTAGGGCGGCTTGGGGCTTCAGTTATTGGAATTGATCCTGTGGATGAGAACATTAAAACAGCACAGCACCATAAATCATTTGACCCAGTCCTGGATAAGAGGATAGAGTACAGAGCATGTTCCCTGGAAAAGATTGTGGAAGAAACTGCAGAAACATTTGATGCTGTCGTAGCTTCTGAAGTTGTAGAACATGTGATTGATCTAGAAATGTTTATACAGTGCTGCTGTCAAGTGTTAAAA ccTGGTGGTTCTTTATTCATTACTACAATCAACAAAACACAGCTGTCCTATGCCTTGGGAATTGTATTTTCAGAGCAGATTGCAGGTATTGTACCAAAAGGTACTCATACATGGGAGAAGTTTGTTTCACCTGAAAAGCTAGAGAGCATTCTGGAATCAA acgGTCTGTCAGTTCAAACTGTGGCAGGAATGCTCTACAACCCCTTCTCAGGTTACTGGCATTGGAGTAAAAACACCAGCCTTAATTATGCAGCTCATGCCGTGAAATCCAGCATGCAGGAACACCCAGCTCCTGCCGAGTTTGCTTTAAAGGAGGAAACAGAAGAGCTCTGA
- the COQ3 gene encoding ubiquinone biosynthesis O-methyltransferase, mitochondrial isoform X1, whose protein sequence is MLNVLLCRAFCLQLERWSCILRSSEDNLKNLQPLLGGAYSKNQLSWTLQIKPSVFSEYRSMCFKSYSMTFACLNRMKSYRLPWTRPYSTSRTTVDSSEVKTFLALAHRWWDEQGVYAPLHSMNDLRVPFIRDNLLKTVADHQPGKPLSGMKILDVGCGGGLLTEPLGRLGASVIGIDPVDENIKTAQHHKSFDPVLDKRIEYRACSLEKIVEETAETFDAVVASEVVEHVIDLEMFIQCCCQVLKPGGSLFITTINKTQLSYALGIVFSEQIAGIVPKGTHTWEKFVSPEKLESILESNGLSVQTVAGMLYNPFSGYWHWSKNTSLNYAAHAVKSSMQEHPAPAEFALKEETEEL, encoded by the exons ATGCTAAATGTTCTTTTGTGCAGAGCTTTCTGCCTTCAGTTGGAGAGATGGTCATGCATCTTGAGGAGCTCTGAAGACAACTTGAAAAATCTGCAACCACTCTTAGGAGGAG cttaTTCAAAAAATCAGCTCAGTTGGACTCTACAAATTAAACCATCGGTTTTCAGTGAATACAGAAGCATGTGTTTCAAATCCTATAGCATGACTTTTGCCTGCCTGAATAGGATGAAAAGTTACAG GCTCCCTTGGACAAGACCGTACAGTACTTCCCGGACCACTGTAGACAGCAGTGAGGTGAAGACCTTCCTGGCCTTGGCGCACAGGTGGTGGGACGAGCAAGGAGTATATGCACCTCTTCACTCTATGAATGACCTGAGGGTGCCGTTCATTAG agacaatcttttaaaaacagttgcTGATCACCAGCCAGGAAAACCTTTGTCTGGGATGAAGATTCTTGATGTTGGCTGTGGTGGTGGATTGTTAACGGAG CCTCTAGGGCGGCTTGGGGCTTCAGTTATTGGAATTGATCCTGTGGATGAGAACATTAAAACAGCACAGCACCATAAATCATTTGACCCAGTCCTGGATAAGAGGATAGAGTACAGAGCATGTTCCCTGGAAAAGATTGTGGAAGAAACTGCAGAAACATTTGATGCTGTCGTAGCTTCTGAAGTTGTAGAACATGTGATTGATCTAGAAATGTTTATACAGTGCTGCTGTCAAGTGTTAAAA ccTGGTGGTTCTTTATTCATTACTACAATCAACAAAACACAGCTGTCCTATGCCTTGGGAATTGTATTTTCAGAGCAGATTGCAGGTATTGTACCAAAAGGTACTCATACATGGGAGAAGTTTGTTTCACCTGAAAAGCTAGAGAGCATTCTGGAATCAA acgGTCTGTCAGTTCAAACTGTGGCAGGAATGCTCTACAACCCCTTCTCAGGTTACTGGCATTGGAGTAAAAACACCAGCCTTAATTATGCAGCTCATGCCGTGAAATCCAGCATGCAGGAACACCCAGCTCCTGCCGAGTTTGCTTTAAAGGAGGAAACAGAAGAGCTCTGA